A DNA window from Babylonia areolata isolate BAREFJ2019XMU chromosome 28, ASM4173473v1, whole genome shotgun sequence contains the following coding sequences:
- the LOC143302141 gene encoding solute carrier family 25 member 36-A-like isoform X2 — protein sequence MEANRGNVIHIIAGGAGGTAGAVLTCPLEVVKTRLQSSGGTALNHLYINRAKLHLPFQPPVAQFHLCTSCNTNIPVERPLPVLHHAPSRTAGVLFCLRHILQTEGPRGLFKGIGPNLVGVAPSRAIYFGAYAKSKRTLNEIMTPNTPLVHLCSAIVAGVSAATCTNPIWLVKTRLQLDNKTTDRLTCRECIRNIYQRDGLRGFYRGLSASYYGVSETVLHLVIYEAVKGQLLQKHGAGGGGGGGGGAQGKDEMQATDFFKFMLAGAISKSFATCVAYPCEVARTRLREEGSKYRSFFQTLNLVVQEEGGRGVYRGLTTQLIRQIPNTAIVMATYETVVYLLSHFRDQR from the exons TGCTGGGGGCACGGCGGGCGCGGTGCTGACCTGTCCACTGGAAGTGGTGAAGACCCGCCTCCAGTCGTCGGGCGGCACGGCTCTGAACCACCTGTACATCAACCGGGCCAAGCTGCACCTGCCCTTCCAGCCCCCTGTGGCCCAGTTCCACCTGTGCACGTCGTGCAACACCAACATTCCTGTGGAGAGGCCCCTCCCTGTCCTGCACCATGCCCCTAGCCGTACTGCTGGGGTCCTCTTCTGTCTCag ACACATTCTTCAGACAGAAGGGCCGCGTGGTCTGTTCAAAGGGATCGGACCCAATCTTGTGGGTGTGGCACCGTCCAG AGCTATCTACTTTGGGGCCTACGCGAAGAGCAAACGTACATTGAATGAGATAATGACACCAAACACCCCTCTGGTTCATCTGTGTTCAGCCATTGTGGCGG gtgtgtcAGCTGCAACCTGTACCAACCCCATCTGGTTGGTCAAAACACGTTTGCAGCTTGATAACAA aacgacagaccgACTGACGTGTCGGGAGTGCATCCGCAACATCTACCAGCGAGACGGGCTGCGGGGGTTCTACAGAGGGCTGTCCGCTTCCTACTATGGTGTGAGCGAGACGGTGCTTCACCTGGTCATCTACGAGGCTGTGAAGGGTCAGCTGTTGCAGAAACATGGCgccggtgggggtggagggggtgggggaggggcgcagGGCAAGGACGAAATGCAGGCGACGGACTTCTTCAAGTTCATGCTGGCTGGAGCCATCTCCAAGTCTTTCGCTACCTGTGTGGCCTATCCCTGTG AGGTGGCACGGACACGACTGCGTGAGGAAGGCAGCAAGTACCGGTCGTTCTTCCAGACTCTGAACCTGGtggtgcaggaggagggggggaggggggtgtaccgCGGACTGACTACCCAGCTCATCCGACAGATTCCCAACACTGCCATCGTCATGGCGACCTATGAGACCGTCGTCTACCTTCTCTCCCACTTCAGGGATCAGCGATGA
- the LOC143302141 gene encoding solute carrier family 25 member 36-like isoform X1 — MEANRGNVIHIIAGGAGGTAGAVLTCPLEVVKTRLQSSGGTALNHLYINRAKLHLPFQPPVAQFHLCTSCNTNIPVERPLPVLHHAPSRTAGVLFCLRHILQTEGPRGLFKGIGPNLVGVAPSRAIYFGAYAKSKRTLNEIMTPNTPLVHLCSAIVAGVSAATCTNPIWLVKTRLQLDNKWVSSTASILTGTTDRLTCRECIRNIYQRDGLRGFYRGLSASYYGVSETVLHLVIYEAVKGQLLQKHGAGGGGGGGGGAQGKDEMQATDFFKFMLAGAISKSFATCVAYPCEVARTRLREEGSKYRSFFQTLNLVVQEEGGRGVYRGLTTQLIRQIPNTAIVMATYETVVYLLSHFRDQR; from the exons TGCTGGGGGCACGGCGGGCGCGGTGCTGACCTGTCCACTGGAAGTGGTGAAGACCCGCCTCCAGTCGTCGGGCGGCACGGCTCTGAACCACCTGTACATCAACCGGGCCAAGCTGCACCTGCCCTTCCAGCCCCCTGTGGCCCAGTTCCACCTGTGCACGTCGTGCAACACCAACATTCCTGTGGAGAGGCCCCTCCCTGTCCTGCACCATGCCCCTAGCCGTACTGCTGGGGTCCTCTTCTGTCTCag ACACATTCTTCAGACAGAAGGGCCGCGTGGTCTGTTCAAAGGGATCGGACCCAATCTTGTGGGTGTGGCACCGTCCAG AGCTATCTACTTTGGGGCCTACGCGAAGAGCAAACGTACATTGAATGAGATAATGACACCAAACACCCCTCTGGTTCATCTGTGTTCAGCCATTGTGGCGG gtgtgtcAGCTGCAACCTGTACCAACCCCATCTGGTTGGTCAAAACACGTTTGCAGCTTGATAACAAGTGGGTATCGTCCACGGCTTCCATTCTCACAGG aacgacagaccgACTGACGTGTCGGGAGTGCATCCGCAACATCTACCAGCGAGACGGGCTGCGGGGGTTCTACAGAGGGCTGTCCGCTTCCTACTATGGTGTGAGCGAGACGGTGCTTCACCTGGTCATCTACGAGGCTGTGAAGGGTCAGCTGTTGCAGAAACATGGCgccggtgggggtggagggggtgggggaggggcgcagGGCAAGGACGAAATGCAGGCGACGGACTTCTTCAAGTTCATGCTGGCTGGAGCCATCTCCAAGTCTTTCGCTACCTGTGTGGCCTATCCCTGTG AGGTGGCACGGACACGACTGCGTGAGGAAGGCAGCAAGTACCGGTCGTTCTTCCAGACTCTGAACCTGGtggtgcaggaggagggggggaggggggtgtaccgCGGACTGACTACCCAGCTCATCCGACAGATTCCCAACACTGCCATCGTCATGGCGACCTATGAGACCGTCGTCTACCTTCTCTCCCACTTCAGGGATCAGCGATGA